The Pelodiscus sinensis isolate JC-2024 chromosome 30, ASM4963464v1, whole genome shotgun sequence genome has a window encoding:
- the LOC102463195 gene encoding olfactory receptor 14A16-like: MSNGSIVTEFLLLGFSDVRELQILHFVVFLVLYLVALLGNLLIISAIAIDHHLHTPMYFFLVNLSLLDLGSISVTIPKSMANSLLDVRSISYSGCVAQVFLFVFFVSGDVALLTIMAYDRYVAICRPLHYERVMNRGACVHMAAGAGASGLLYSALHTGNTFAVSFCGSHAVAQFFCEIPQLLKLACTDSDVSENGVIVFSACLVFSCFVFIIISYVLIFRAVLRIPSQQGRRKAFSTCLPHLTVVSLFVSTVFFTYLKPSSGSTSIPDLAAAVLYSVLPPMLNPVIYSMRNKEIQVALRKLTRSRLLTKN, translated from the coding sequence ATGTCCAACGGAAGCATCGTGACCGAGTTCCTTCTCTTGGGGTTCTCCGATGTTCGGGAGCTGCAGATTCTGCACTTTGTGGTGTTTCTGGTGCTTTACCTAGTTGCTCTGTTGGGGAATCTTCTCATCATCTCAGCCATCGCCATTGACCACcatctccacacccccatgtacttcttcctggtgaACCTGTCCCTTCTAGACCTCGGCTCCATCTCCGTCACCATCCCCAAATCCATGGCCAACTCCCTCCTGGATGTCAGATCCATCTCTTATTCCGGATGTGTCGCCCAAGTCTTTCTCTTCGTCTTCTTCGTCTCGGGGGATGTTGCCTTGCTCACCATCATGGCTTACGACCGGTATGTGGCCATCTGCCGACCGCTGCACTACGAGCGCGTGATGAACCGGGGAGCTTGTGTCCACATGGCTGCCGGCGCGGGGGCAAGCGGTCTTCTCTATTCTGCCCTGCACACCGGGAATACGTTTGCCGTCTCCTTCTGTGGGAGCCACGCGGTGGCccagttcttctgtgaaatcCCCCAGCTGCTCAAGCTGGCTTGCACCGATTCCGACGTCAGTGAAAATGGGGTTATTGTCTTTAGTGCCTGCTTAGTCTTTAGCTGCTTTGTTTTTATAATTATATCCTATGTTCTGATCTTCAGAGCTGTGCTGAGAATCCCCTCGCAGCAGGGCCggcgcaaagccttctccacctgcctcccccacctcactgtgGTCTCCTTGTTCGTTTCCACCGTGTTCTTTACCTACCTAAAACCCAGCTCTGGATCCACATCTATCCCAGATCTTGCTGCAGCTGTCCTCTATTCTGTACTGCCGCCCATGCTGAATCCGGTTATCTACAGCATGAGGAACAAGGAGATCCAAGTTGCCCTGCGGAAACTCACAAGGTCAAGGTTACTGACCAAGAATTGA